The proteins below come from a single Rosa rugosa chromosome 2, drRosRugo1.1, whole genome shotgun sequence genomic window:
- the LOC133731377 gene encoding probable 2' cyclic ADP-D-ribose synthase BdTIR: MQRSSPALVRQILHRNRMSNVQMVPTLSSTPPPPPPGPPCDVFINHRGIDTKRTVAGLLNYHLSSRLNLRPFLDSKNMKPGDRLFDKIDAAIRKCKLGIAVFSPQYCESYFCLHELALLMESKKRVIPVFCNVKPSQLRVKDNGVCPQYEIERFSLALEEAKYTVGLTFDSSKADWSEFLREASDAVMQNLLEVEGEQAYLQEKC, from the exons ATGCAGCGTTCATCACCAGCTTTGGTTCGTCAGATACTCCACCGCAACCGCATGAGCAACGTCCAAATGGTACCGACCCTCTCTTCGACGCCGCCGCCTCCCCCTCCCGGCCCACCCTGCGACGTGTTCATAAACCACCGCGGGATCGACACCAAGAGAACCGTGGCGGGGCTGCTGAACTACCACCTGTCCAGCAGGCTCAACCTGCGTCCTTTTTTGGACAGCAAGAACATGAAGCCAGGGGACAGGTTGTTTGATAAGATCGACGCCGCGATTCGGAAATGCAAGCTTGGGATCGCCGTGTTTTCACCGCAGTACTGCGAATCTTACTTCTGTCTCCACGAACTCGCTCTTCTAATGGAATCTAAAAAGAGGGTTATACCGGTTTTCTGCAACGTGAAGCCGTCTCAGCTTAGGGTTAAGGATAATGGAGTTTGCCCTCAGTACGAGATCGAGAGGTTTAGTTTGGCGCTTGAAGAAGCCAAATACACAGTTGGACTTACCTTCGACTCCTCTAAAGC CGATTGGTCGGAGTTTCTAAGAGAGGCTTCGGATGCGGTGATGCAGAACTTGCTGGAGGTAGAAGGAGAACAAGCATATCTACAGGAGAAATGCTAG
- the LOC133729680 gene encoding COP1-interacting protein 7 isoform X2: protein MAQLDHASFQLTPTRTRCDLVIFYGGKSEKLASGLFQPFVSHLKSLKDEISRGGYSITLRPPTRDAHWFTKPTFQRFVRFVSTPAVLERFVSIEKEILQIESSVQLEEGNVSANGGTRRSADSLSLKKGEHEEAVDAAENENSKVHLQRLLGTRLALLRKEQAMAYARGLVAGFEIHNLDALIMFADAFGASRLREACINFRELHKKKHTDGLWREELAAMAACSSSELQLPGVSGIVMANETDVPNQNIMLNLLNGGLTNNSSKSGSTPSHASLDGKTDNIMPASDQVPMPFPNQNPQYFYGMPPYHGYPFPNMQSFPPHYPSNMQWSPSMDEASYGKQFDYRRTQRSSSRSKKNYPNRKESEYSEEGKQTDSSDSTYTSDDDSDTQQEKRHSSSENLTKKKFKKKSSRKVVIQNINYITPKRKDGNKGGVSDESLSDEGVDDGDSDKQKFKKAEELLMALHESNSHEGDVEDSRCILNGSDNVNSVATNGFGDEHFIMSSSNGRNSLGSRPTVELGFEEHLKKPTASPAADPLVMIERNGRNEDMVKLENFRNEVNFRSGIERKDGADEEKLFLQRSEEQGTGNGYGFSTAAAVSTIRKSWRGEDWFSANNSVNAENQMVKPTVFDGDCIFTPEKTNQANKKGMCIDDSFFIQSRSAVENTYESPWKTEDADLSLAEQKENGNLDTPQDKHGLSKIAEPDDLYMVLERDSKLESNGISWPVDYAADIAFQEANRRCSGVVETPDDVDKKPASNGTDANLKKINKVPGTKDRDARSSGLRKPVGSNRFDIKSKKPSPASRPIVHKSKQEREEEIRKKMEEMAMERQKRIAEKTAAGGFAPAAARRVSLDSKTAKGFIKNDRSKLQSTKRTSLPL from the exons ATGGCTCAACTCGATCATGCCTCGTTTCAACTCACTCCGACTCGAACCAG GTGTGACTTGGTGATCTTCTATGGAGGCAAATCAGAGAAGCTGGCATCTGGGTTGTTCCAACCCTTTGTTTCTCACCTCAAATCTCTGAAAGATGAGATTTCTAGAGGTGGGTATTCCATTACTCTTCGCCCACCTACTAGAGATGCTCACTGGTTCACCAAACCCACATTTCAAAG ATTTGTGAGGTTTGTTAGCACTCCAGCAGTTTTGGAGAGGTTTGTCAGTATTGAAAAGGAGATTTTGCAGATTGAGAGTTCTGTACAACTAGAGGAAG GAAATGTATCTGCCAATGGTGGTACAAGAAGATCAGCTGATTCTTTAAGTTTAAAG AAAGGTGAACATGAAGAAGCAGTGGATGCCGCAGAGAACGAAAACTCCAA GGTTCACCTTCAACGCCTTCTGGGAACTCGTTTAGCATTGCTTCGGAAAGAGCAAGCGATGGCTTATGCTCGTGGGCTTGTTGCTGGATTTGAAATACACAATCTTGACGCCCTCATTATGTTTGCAGATGCATTTGGAGCTTCACGTTTAAG GGAAGCATGCATCAATTTCAGGGAATTACACAAGAAAAAGCATACAGATGGTTTATGGAGAGAGGAACTAGCAGCTATGGCAGCCTGTTCTTCATCAGAATTGCAATTACCCGGAGTATCTGGAATTGTAATGGCAAATGAAACAGATGTGCCTAATCAAAATATCATGCTGAATCTTCTCAATGGTGGTCTCACTAATAATTCCTCAAAATCTGGCTCAACTCCTAGTCATGCAAGTCTAGACGGCAAAACAG ATAATATAATGCCTGCATCAGATCAAGTGCCAATGCCGTTTCCAAACCAGAATCCTCAATACTTTTATGGTATGCCTCCATACCATGGATATCCGTTCCCTAATATGCAGTCTTTTCCTCCACACTATCCAAGCAACATGCAATGGTCTCCTAGCATGGATGAAGCAAGCTATGGTAAGCAATTCGATTATCGGAGGACTCAGAGGTCATCTTCAAGAAGCAAAAAGAACTATCCAAATAGAAAAGAATCTGAGTATTCAGAGGAAGGAAAACAAACTGATTCAAGTGACTCTACTTATACAAGTGATGATGATTCAGATACACAGCAGGAGAAAAGGCATTCTTCCTCAGAGAATTTGACCAAAAAGAAGTTTAAGAAGAAATCCTCCAGGAAAGTGGTTATTCAAAATATTAACTACATCACTCCTAAGAGGAAAGATGGGAATAAAGGTGGAGTTTCTGATGAATCGCTTTCAGATGAGGGGGTTGATGATGGAGATTCCGATAAACAAAAGTTTAAGAAAGCAGAAGAATTACTGATGGCATTACATGAATCAAACTCACACGAAGGAGATGTCGAGGACAGCCGGTGTATTTTGAATGGATCAGATAATGTTAATTCTGTGGCCACTAATGGTTTTGGAGATGAACATTTTATAATGAGTAGCTCTAATGGTCGAAATTCGTTAGGATCTAGGCCAACTGTGGAGCTTGGATTTGAGGAACATCTAAAGAAACCGACAGCTTCACCTGCAGCTGATCCTCTGGTTATGATAGAGAGGAACGGAAGAAATGAAGACATGGTCAAGTTGGAAAATTTTCGGAATGAAGTAAATTTCCGTTCAGGTATTGAGAGAAAGGATGGCGCAGATGAGGAGAAATTGTTTTTGCAGAGATCAGAAGAACAAGGAACTGGCAATGGGTATGGCTTTTCTACAGCTGCTGCTGTGTCTACTATAAGAAAGAGTTGGAGAGGAGAAGATTGGTTTAGCGCCAATAACTCGGTAAATGCAGAAAATCAGATGGTGAAGCCAACAGTTTTTGATGGTGATTGCATTTTTACACCGGAAAAAACCAATCAAGCAAACAAAAAAGGCATGTGCATAGATGATTCCTTCTTTATACAGTCTCGATCAGCAGTTGAGAATACATATGAATCTCCGTGGAAAACAGAAGATGCTGATCTAAGTTTGGCTGAGCAAAAGGAAAACGGCAATTTAGATACTCCGCAAGATAAGCATGGACTATCTAAAATTGCTGAGCCAGATGATCTTTACATGGTTCTTGAAAGGGACTCCAAGTTGGAGTCCAATGGAATTTCTTGGCCTGTGGACTATGCAGCAGATATTGCATTTCAAGAGGCCAACAGAAGATGTTCTGGTGTTGTGGAAACACCTGATGATGTGGATAAGAAGCCTGCTTCTAATGGTACAGATGCCAATTTGAAGAAGATCAATAAAGTTCCTGGAACAAAAGATCGAGACGCAAGGTCTAGTGGTTTACGGAAACCTGTTGGGAGCAACAGGTTTGATATCAAAAGCAAAAAACCATCTCCTGCAAGTAGGCCTATAGTACACAAGAGCAAACAGGAGAGG GAAGAAGAAATTCGGAAAAAGATGGAGGAAATGGCGATGGAACGACAGAAGAGAATTGCAGAGAAAACTGCAGCAGGTGGCTTTGCTCCAGCAGCAGCAAGAAGGGTTTCATTAGACAGTAAGACAGCAAAGGGCTTCATTAAGAATGACAGGAGTAAACTACAATCTACCAAGAGAACTTCTCTACCTCTGTAA
- the LOC133729680 gene encoding COP1-interacting protein 7 isoform X1 produces the protein MAQLDHASFQLTPTRTRCDLVIFYGGKSEKLASGLFQPFVSHLKSLKDEISRGGYSITLRPPTRDAHWFTKPTFQRFVRFVSTPAVLERFVSIEKEILQIESSVQLEEGNVSANGGTRRSADSLSLKKKGEHEEAVDAAENENSKVHLQRLLGTRLALLRKEQAMAYARGLVAGFEIHNLDALIMFADAFGASRLREACINFRELHKKKHTDGLWREELAAMAACSSSELQLPGVSGIVMANETDVPNQNIMLNLLNGGLTNNSSKSGSTPSHASLDGKTDNIMPASDQVPMPFPNQNPQYFYGMPPYHGYPFPNMQSFPPHYPSNMQWSPSMDEASYGKQFDYRRTQRSSSRSKKNYPNRKESEYSEEGKQTDSSDSTYTSDDDSDTQQEKRHSSSENLTKKKFKKKSSRKVVIQNINYITPKRKDGNKGGVSDESLSDEGVDDGDSDKQKFKKAEELLMALHESNSHEGDVEDSRCILNGSDNVNSVATNGFGDEHFIMSSSNGRNSLGSRPTVELGFEEHLKKPTASPAADPLVMIERNGRNEDMVKLENFRNEVNFRSGIERKDGADEEKLFLQRSEEQGTGNGYGFSTAAAVSTIRKSWRGEDWFSANNSVNAENQMVKPTVFDGDCIFTPEKTNQANKKGMCIDDSFFIQSRSAVENTYESPWKTEDADLSLAEQKENGNLDTPQDKHGLSKIAEPDDLYMVLERDSKLESNGISWPVDYAADIAFQEANRRCSGVVETPDDVDKKPASNGTDANLKKINKVPGTKDRDARSSGLRKPVGSNRFDIKSKKPSPASRPIVHKSKQEREEEIRKKMEEMAMERQKRIAEKTAAGGFAPAAARRVSLDSKTAKGFIKNDRSKLQSTKRTSLPL, from the exons ATGGCTCAACTCGATCATGCCTCGTTTCAACTCACTCCGACTCGAACCAG GTGTGACTTGGTGATCTTCTATGGAGGCAAATCAGAGAAGCTGGCATCTGGGTTGTTCCAACCCTTTGTTTCTCACCTCAAATCTCTGAAAGATGAGATTTCTAGAGGTGGGTATTCCATTACTCTTCGCCCACCTACTAGAGATGCTCACTGGTTCACCAAACCCACATTTCAAAG ATTTGTGAGGTTTGTTAGCACTCCAGCAGTTTTGGAGAGGTTTGTCAGTATTGAAAAGGAGATTTTGCAGATTGAGAGTTCTGTACAACTAGAGGAAG GAAATGTATCTGCCAATGGTGGTACAAGAAGATCAGCTGATTCTTTAAGTTTAAAG AAGAAAGGTGAACATGAAGAAGCAGTGGATGCCGCAGAGAACGAAAACTCCAA GGTTCACCTTCAACGCCTTCTGGGAACTCGTTTAGCATTGCTTCGGAAAGAGCAAGCGATGGCTTATGCTCGTGGGCTTGTTGCTGGATTTGAAATACACAATCTTGACGCCCTCATTATGTTTGCAGATGCATTTGGAGCTTCACGTTTAAG GGAAGCATGCATCAATTTCAGGGAATTACACAAGAAAAAGCATACAGATGGTTTATGGAGAGAGGAACTAGCAGCTATGGCAGCCTGTTCTTCATCAGAATTGCAATTACCCGGAGTATCTGGAATTGTAATGGCAAATGAAACAGATGTGCCTAATCAAAATATCATGCTGAATCTTCTCAATGGTGGTCTCACTAATAATTCCTCAAAATCTGGCTCAACTCCTAGTCATGCAAGTCTAGACGGCAAAACAG ATAATATAATGCCTGCATCAGATCAAGTGCCAATGCCGTTTCCAAACCAGAATCCTCAATACTTTTATGGTATGCCTCCATACCATGGATATCCGTTCCCTAATATGCAGTCTTTTCCTCCACACTATCCAAGCAACATGCAATGGTCTCCTAGCATGGATGAAGCAAGCTATGGTAAGCAATTCGATTATCGGAGGACTCAGAGGTCATCTTCAAGAAGCAAAAAGAACTATCCAAATAGAAAAGAATCTGAGTATTCAGAGGAAGGAAAACAAACTGATTCAAGTGACTCTACTTATACAAGTGATGATGATTCAGATACACAGCAGGAGAAAAGGCATTCTTCCTCAGAGAATTTGACCAAAAAGAAGTTTAAGAAGAAATCCTCCAGGAAAGTGGTTATTCAAAATATTAACTACATCACTCCTAAGAGGAAAGATGGGAATAAAGGTGGAGTTTCTGATGAATCGCTTTCAGATGAGGGGGTTGATGATGGAGATTCCGATAAACAAAAGTTTAAGAAAGCAGAAGAATTACTGATGGCATTACATGAATCAAACTCACACGAAGGAGATGTCGAGGACAGCCGGTGTATTTTGAATGGATCAGATAATGTTAATTCTGTGGCCACTAATGGTTTTGGAGATGAACATTTTATAATGAGTAGCTCTAATGGTCGAAATTCGTTAGGATCTAGGCCAACTGTGGAGCTTGGATTTGAGGAACATCTAAAGAAACCGACAGCTTCACCTGCAGCTGATCCTCTGGTTATGATAGAGAGGAACGGAAGAAATGAAGACATGGTCAAGTTGGAAAATTTTCGGAATGAAGTAAATTTCCGTTCAGGTATTGAGAGAAAGGATGGCGCAGATGAGGAGAAATTGTTTTTGCAGAGATCAGAAGAACAAGGAACTGGCAATGGGTATGGCTTTTCTACAGCTGCTGCTGTGTCTACTATAAGAAAGAGTTGGAGAGGAGAAGATTGGTTTAGCGCCAATAACTCGGTAAATGCAGAAAATCAGATGGTGAAGCCAACAGTTTTTGATGGTGATTGCATTTTTACACCGGAAAAAACCAATCAAGCAAACAAAAAAGGCATGTGCATAGATGATTCCTTCTTTATACAGTCTCGATCAGCAGTTGAGAATACATATGAATCTCCGTGGAAAACAGAAGATGCTGATCTAAGTTTGGCTGAGCAAAAGGAAAACGGCAATTTAGATACTCCGCAAGATAAGCATGGACTATCTAAAATTGCTGAGCCAGATGATCTTTACATGGTTCTTGAAAGGGACTCCAAGTTGGAGTCCAATGGAATTTCTTGGCCTGTGGACTATGCAGCAGATATTGCATTTCAAGAGGCCAACAGAAGATGTTCTGGTGTTGTGGAAACACCTGATGATGTGGATAAGAAGCCTGCTTCTAATGGTACAGATGCCAATTTGAAGAAGATCAATAAAGTTCCTGGAACAAAAGATCGAGACGCAAGGTCTAGTGGTTTACGGAAACCTGTTGGGAGCAACAGGTTTGATATCAAAAGCAAAAAACCATCTCCTGCAAGTAGGCCTATAGTACACAAGAGCAAACAGGAGAGG GAAGAAGAAATTCGGAAAAAGATGGAGGAAATGGCGATGGAACGACAGAAGAGAATTGCAGAGAAAACTGCAGCAGGTGGCTTTGCTCCAGCAGCAGCAAGAAGGGTTTCATTAGACAGTAAGACAGCAAAGGGCTTCATTAAGAATGACAGGAGTAAACTACAATCTACCAAGAGAACTTCTCTACCTCTGTAA